From the Comamonas odontotermitis genome, one window contains:
- a CDS encoding DUF2335 domain-containing protein, translating to MNAKQQKPTTKTPSTPAPQGASIVSAQWQGPLPPPGALEQFDRIIPNGAERIMVMCEKEQSARLENERIYTWTEVIIEAGGRIVGAILVLACIGAAIWSISQGADWKVTVGFLSVPVMGAVAKLFDRSIRSRKN from the coding sequence ATGAACGCCAAGCAGCAAAAGCCAACAACTAAGACGCCTTCAACGCCAGCTCCTCAAGGGGCCTCTATCGTATCCGCTCAATGGCAAGGGCCTTTGCCACCGCCTGGCGCGCTTGAACAATTCGACAGAATTATTCCCAATGGCGCAGAGCGCATTATGGTGATGTGCGAGAAGGAGCAAAGCGCCCGACTTGAAAATGAGCGCATCTACACTTGGACGGAAGTAATCATTGAGGCGGGCGGTCGCATTGTTGGTGCGATTCTTGTTCTGGCTTGTATAGGGGCGGCAATCTGGAGCATTAGCCAAGGTGCAGACTGGAAAGTGACTGTTGGCTTCCTTAGTGTTCCCGTCATGGGAGCAGTTGCCAAGTTGTTTGATCGCAGCATCCGAAGCCGTAAAAATTGA
- a CDS encoding helix-turn-helix domain-containing protein: MTPLPTFKTFGERLAWWIDERGFSQKELAKQAGMSQGALSEICSGLSKRPSAQNFMALATLLKLRPEYLLWGDGPAEATSFAQLTGLEAQLVMLFRGLANDAQRDALLIDVNDAYNNSRTVKKATAADPFNGSKPAPSPVKEKAPKRTTKKASESHSH, translated from the coding sequence ATGACTCCACTCCCGACCTTCAAGACATTTGGCGAGCGCCTAGCTTGGTGGATTGATGAGCGCGGCTTCTCGCAAAAGGAACTTGCAAAGCAGGCTGGCATGTCACAGGGCGCTCTCAGCGAAATTTGCAGCGGACTGTCCAAGCGCCCCTCCGCTCAGAATTTCATGGCGCTAGCCACCTTGTTGAAGCTACGGCCTGAATATTTGCTCTGGGGCGACGGCCCCGCAGAAGCTACCAGCTTCGCCCAACTAACTGGGCTAGAGGCGCAGCTTGTGATGCTCTTTCGGGGCCTGGCCAATGACGCCCAGCGCGACGCACTGCTCATTGATGTCAACGATGCGTACAACAACAGTAGGACTGTCAAGAAAGCAACCGCCGCTGATCCATTCAATGGCTCTAAGCCAGCCCCATCTCCAGTAAAAGAAAAAGCGCCGAAGCGCACAACCAAGAAGGCTAGCGAGTCTCACTCGCATTGA
- a CDS encoding N4-gp56 family major capsid protein has translation MAQFKTTAPAERIGKLKGEILAHAVGVEVLGITGVQRAIPKNNGRTVVYRRYLPFGAANTDWNTRNRPVVDAVAHELTEGVTPAADTLVPQDITTTIKQYGCLYELTDQVVDTYEDDVPAEMKKQCGERVGLLREMIRYGVIKSCTNVFYGGAGSSRATVDGKISLNTLRKVSRNLQANHAKRVTGILAPSVDIATKPVEASYLVFVHSDAEADIRDLPGFVHVSAYGSRKPVHAQELGSCENFRFITSPELAPYLGAGADIGSTGLMGATKVDVYPFIVVGEDAWGQLALRGSDAVDPTYIPPGQKDKSDPLGQRGYVGAKFYMQCTLLNEGWMALIEAGVSAL, from the coding sequence ATGGCTCAATTCAAGACAACTGCTCCAGCGGAGCGAATTGGCAAACTGAAGGGTGAGATCCTGGCGCACGCTGTTGGCGTGGAAGTGCTGGGCATCACTGGTGTTCAGCGTGCCATCCCCAAAAACAACGGCCGTACGGTCGTTTACCGCCGTTACCTGCCTTTTGGCGCGGCAAATACGGACTGGAATACGCGTAACCGCCCGGTGGTGGATGCCGTTGCCCACGAGTTGACCGAAGGCGTAACGCCTGCAGCTGACACGCTGGTGCCACAGGACATCACCACAACCATCAAGCAGTACGGCTGCCTGTATGAGTTGACCGACCAGGTGGTGGATACCTACGAAGACGACGTGCCTGCTGAAATGAAGAAGCAGTGCGGCGAGCGCGTGGGCCTGCTGCGTGAAATGATCCGCTATGGTGTCATCAAGTCTTGCACCAACGTGTTCTACGGTGGCGCTGGCTCCAGCCGTGCCACGGTGGACGGCAAGATTTCTCTGAACACCTTGCGCAAGGTCAGCCGCAACCTGCAGGCGAACCACGCAAAGCGTGTGACGGGCATTCTGGCCCCCAGCGTGGATATCGCTACCAAGCCGGTGGAAGCCAGCTATCTGGTGTTCGTGCACTCGGACGCAGAAGCTGATATCCGCGATCTGCCTGGCTTCGTGCATGTCAGTGCCTATGGCAGCCGCAAGCCGGTCCATGCGCAGGAACTGGGCTCTTGCGAGAACTTCCGCTTTATCACCAGCCCTGAGCTGGCACCCTATCTGGGTGCAGGTGCTGACATCGGCTCCACGGGCCTGATGGGAGCCACCAAGGTGGACGTATATCCGTTCATCGTGGTTGGTGAGGATGCCTGGGGCCAACTGGCTCTGCGTGGTTCCGATGCGGTGGATCCCACTTACATCCCCCCTGGCCAGAAGGACAAGAGTGATCCCCTGGGCCAGCGCGGCTATGTGGGCGCCAAGTTCTACATGCAGTGCACGCTGCTCAACGAAGGCTGGATGGCCTTGATTGAGGCAGGTGTCTCCGCCCTGTAA
- a CDS encoding terminase small subunit-like protein, which produces MATPKQGTRPATPKNSKAKPAVKKKAAGKGASAARPPHALDRTVTDAVLQKLVEGNSLRSICAEPGMPAMATFMRWLAEDGEEGDKLRERYARAREAQAETMAEDILSIADEECTMVKADKHGSRDEDGDGNTEVVFDATAVARNRLRVDARKWLLSKLVPKKYGDKLQAEHSGPGGAPISIQSTVTFVEAPARSEDDE; this is translated from the coding sequence ATGGCAACACCAAAGCAAGGCACAAGGCCTGCAACTCCCAAGAACTCTAAAGCTAAGCCTGCTGTCAAGAAGAAGGCGGCAGGCAAAGGTGCGTCTGCAGCAAGGCCACCTCATGCCCTTGATCGCACTGTCACGGATGCTGTACTGCAGAAGCTTGTAGAGGGGAACAGCCTGCGCTCCATCTGTGCCGAGCCGGGTATGCCTGCAATGGCCACCTTTATGCGATGGCTCGCTGAGGATGGGGAAGAGGGCGACAAGCTCAGAGAGCGTTACGCGCGCGCGCGAGAGGCGCAGGCCGAAACGATGGCAGAAGACATCCTGTCCATTGCTGACGAAGAGTGCACCATGGTTAAGGCCGACAAACATGGCAGCAGAGACGAGGATGGTGACGGCAATACGGAGGTGGTATTCGACGCAACAGCTGTAGCCCGCAACCGTCTGCGAGTAGATGCGCGTAAGTGGCTGCTGTCTAAGCTGGTTCCGAAGAAATACGGCGACAAGCTCCAGGCTGAACACAGTGGCCCAGGTGGTGCTCCTATCTCCATTCAGTCAACTGTCACCTTCGTCGAAGCCCCTGCGCGTTCCGAGGATGACGAATGA
- a CDS encoding RusA family crossover junction endodeoxyribonuclease, which produces MIAALTLPWPPKALSPNARLHWAVVAKAKKAYRAECALQARAQGVGRTKVQKLHIDLLFFPPSRRSFDLDNALARMKSGLDGLADVLGVDDKNWKLGIDKADQIGGMVKVEVRHVRAN; this is translated from the coding sequence TTGATCGCTGCCCTGACGCTGCCATGGCCGCCAAAGGCGCTGAGTCCCAACGCACGCCTGCACTGGGCGGTAGTGGCTAAGGCCAAGAAGGCGTACCGCGCCGAGTGCGCTTTACAGGCACGGGCTCAAGGTGTTGGCCGGACCAAAGTGCAGAAATTGCACATTGATCTGCTTTTTTTCCCGCCGAGCCGCCGCTCATTTGACCTGGACAACGCTCTGGCGCGCATGAAGTCGGGCCTCGATGGTCTGGCTGATGTGCTGGGAGTTGATGACAAGAACTGGAAGCTGGGTATCGACAAGGCCGACCAGATCGGCGGAATGGTGAAAGTGGAGGTGCGCCATGTCCGAGCCAATTGA
- a CDS encoding PBSX family phage terminase large subunit: MNAPLAINVQIPAKLAGLYKPCRYKVMKGGRGGGKSHGVAEVLLEKGARNPLRILCAREIQKSMRDSVHRLLKDKIIKLGLQAFYEVLDTEIRGANGTLIVFSGLQSHTVDSIKSFEGVDLVWVEEAHGVSKKSWDTLTPTIRKEGSEIWLTLNPDMETDETYQRFIATPSEDTWVCDINWRDNPWFPDVLNEERLKAKRSMLKEDYEHIWEGKARTVSAGAIYRFEIEALYQDQRVGNVPYDTRLPVHTVWDLGWNDSMTIAMVQIGGAQDVRIIDYIEDSHRTLDWYVAQLDKRPYRWGWDYLPHDGNAGNFQTGQTAEQKLRLLGRRQVKCNPALSVEEGIKSARMLFPRCYFDKSKAARLLECLKRYQRAVNSKTNEPMGPLHDEYSHGADAFRYIAMSAEHMYRAQQERPIAINSSWVAHDPEMGY, encoded by the coding sequence ATGAACGCACCCCTTGCTATCAACGTGCAAATCCCAGCCAAGCTGGCCGGCCTGTACAAGCCTTGCCGGTACAAAGTGATGAAGGGCGGCCGAGGTGGAGGTAAGTCACACGGTGTTGCCGAGGTGCTGCTGGAGAAGGGCGCTCGGAACCCACTGCGCATCCTCTGCGCCCGTGAAATCCAGAAGTCCATGCGCGACTCTGTGCATCGGCTGCTCAAGGACAAGATCATCAAGCTTGGCCTGCAAGCGTTCTATGAAGTGCTGGACACGGAGATTCGGGGCGCCAATGGCACGCTGATCGTGTTTTCAGGCCTGCAGAGCCACACAGTGGATTCGATAAAGTCCTTTGAAGGGGTGGATCTTGTCTGGGTGGAAGAAGCCCATGGGGTGAGTAAAAAGTCATGGGACACACTCACACCCACGATCCGCAAGGAAGGCAGCGAGATCTGGCTGACCCTGAACCCGGACATGGAGACCGATGAAACCTACCAGCGTTTCATTGCCACACCTTCAGAAGATACCTGGGTTTGTGACATCAACTGGCGGGACAACCCCTGGTTTCCAGATGTCCTGAATGAAGAACGCCTCAAGGCCAAGCGTTCCATGCTCAAGGAAGACTATGAGCATATCTGGGAGGGCAAGGCCCGCACCGTTTCTGCTGGAGCAATCTATCGTTTTGAGATTGAAGCGCTGTACCAAGACCAACGTGTTGGCAATGTGCCCTATGACACACGTCTGCCGGTTCATACTGTCTGGGACTTGGGCTGGAATGACTCTATGACCATCGCTATGGTCCAGATTGGCGGCGCGCAGGATGTTCGGATCATCGACTACATAGAGGACAGCCACCGGACATTGGATTGGTATGTCGCCCAACTGGACAAACGCCCATACCGCTGGGGGTGGGACTATCTGCCACACGACGGCAACGCTGGAAACTTCCAAACTGGACAGACCGCAGAGCAAAAACTGCGTCTACTGGGCCGGCGCCAGGTTAAGTGCAATCCGGCGCTCAGTGTGGAAGAAGGGATCAAGTCTGCGCGCATGCTATTCCCTCGCTGTTACTTCGACAAGAGCAAGGCCGCCAGGCTGCTGGAATGCCTGAAGCGTTACCAGCGCGCGGTCAACAGCAAGACGAACGAGCCCATGGGCCCGCTGCACGATGAGTACAGCCACGGGGCAGATGCATTCCGATATATCGCTATGTCGGCTGAACACATGTATCGAGCCCAGCAAGAGCGCCCTATAGCAATTAATTCAAGCTGGGTAGCACATGATCCAGAGATGGGATATTGA
- a CDS encoding LexA family transcriptional regulator, whose product MAVTYMKEANALAAAIRGTGKTEVLRKGGRTPATVATPDQLGILAFMREFFTENDQLPPINVSAKRFGMTPNAMQWHVNALVRFGYLEKNAVGKYRFARIKGVEA is encoded by the coding sequence ATGGCAGTGACCTACATGAAGGAAGCGAACGCGCTGGCCGCTGCCATCCGTGGTACCGGCAAGACCGAAGTGCTGCGAAAGGGCGGGAGAACGCCGGCTACCGTCGCCACTCCAGACCAGCTTGGCATCTTGGCATTCATGCGCGAGTTCTTCACTGAGAACGATCAGCTGCCTCCCATCAATGTTTCTGCAAAGCGTTTTGGCATGACGCCTAACGCAATGCAGTGGCATGTCAATGCGCTGGTTCGGTTCGGCTATCTGGAAAAGAACGCGGTGGGCAAGTACCGCTTTGCCCGCATCAAGGGGGTCGAGGCATGA
- a CDS encoding ParB/RepB/Spo0J family partition protein yields MIASHSASSATENIISVAVDLVVVQDRFRKDFGDIDALAASIEELGLLQPIGIDSAYRLVFGERRLRAVKQLGLDKIKARFVNLDSLLKGELAENEFRKDFTPSERVAIGEAIEREFAQRHGGDRKTEDQAGKFSGLNEPTGDTRDLVAKATGFGNGKTYEQAKKVVQHAVPELVQAMDSGKASISAAALVAELPEPEQRAAVEAGRVKEVAKAARHVGKPKTGPKADAIREELKAAQERGVSMLCTYARLLIGAINAADSFTQEERELLAEVEGAILTTKAICNED; encoded by the coding sequence ATGATTGCCTCACATAGCGCATCTTCGGCTACAGAAAACATCATCTCCGTAGCGGTAGATCTGGTGGTTGTGCAAGACCGATTCCGCAAGGACTTTGGAGACATAGACGCGCTCGCTGCAAGCATCGAAGAGCTGGGCTTGTTGCAGCCTATTGGCATCGACTCGGCCTATAGGCTGGTGTTCGGCGAGCGCCGTTTGCGCGCAGTCAAGCAGCTGGGCCTGGACAAGATCAAGGCGCGCTTTGTGAATCTGGATTCGTTGCTCAAGGGCGAGCTGGCAGAGAACGAGTTCCGCAAGGACTTCACGCCCTCTGAGAGGGTTGCTATTGGCGAGGCAATTGAGCGGGAGTTCGCGCAGCGCCACGGTGGAGATCGCAAAACTGAGGATCAAGCCGGAAAATTTTCCGGCTTGAATGAACCGACGGGCGACACCCGAGACCTGGTCGCCAAGGCCACCGGTTTCGGCAACGGCAAGACCTACGAGCAGGCTAAGAAAGTGGTGCAACACGCTGTACCAGAGCTTGTCCAGGCCATGGACAGCGGCAAGGCGTCAATTTCGGCAGCGGCCCTCGTTGCTGAACTGCCTGAGCCAGAGCAGCGCGCTGCAGTTGAAGCAGGCCGCGTCAAAGAGGTGGCCAAGGCCGCCCGCCATGTTGGCAAGCCCAAGACAGGCCCCAAGGCCGATGCTATCCGCGAAGAACTTAAAGCCGCCCAAGAGCGCGGCGTATCAATGTTGTGCACCTATGCACGGCTGCTGATTGGCGCAATCAATGCCGCTGACAGCTTTACCCAAGAAGAGCGCGAACTCCTCGCCGAGGTGGAAGGCGCCATTTTGACAACAAAGGCGATATGCAATGAAGACTGA
- a CDS encoding Cro/CI family transcriptional regulator codes for MSPKQLISFFQTQAAAARALGCAQSTIAEWVAAGSVPDGRQYQAQLATNGQLRADRPALRVRATRRTPKQKEVAHG; via the coding sequence ATGTCCCCAAAGCAGCTCATATCCTTTTTCCAAACCCAGGCAGCAGCAGCTAGAGCGCTGGGATGTGCGCAATCAACCATTGCTGAATGGGTTGCTGCTGGTTCTGTACCTGACGGACGTCAATACCAGGCCCAACTTGCTACCAATGGGCAGCTTCGAGCAGATCGTCCCGCTTTGCGCGTTCGAGCAACTCGCCGCACCCCCAAGCAAAAGGAGGTGGCCCATGGCTGA
- a CDS encoding portal protein, with product MQAITENNQADMQHDRPDSGADIGRTFLNTLLTKRKEAISGRAGSGIEEEWTEDEEHYQGIDDANRDFQNANQLYRSRKTAILSGQSMKRNEGGRSVIFLNITRSYTDAASARVSDMLLPIDDRCWEIKPTPLPQISPIKLAALAQQMGAEGPEQLQSQLEAQQAQAEEAALRMQDAIEDPLVESNWHGEVRQVIEDSARIGSGVLKGPFPVMRTVRVTQKDPVTGLTAMVKVDEIQPASKRIDPWNLFPDPSCGENIHHGSYIWERECISKRQIKELLADESYDTTALKAALKEGPSRVREGTEATYRPGDDEYEMWIFYGYCAKEHLAAIGVDLEEDDEDRVPTMAVLINDRLVKCVMSPQENGEFPYDVLAWQRRPGMPWGMGISRQIRTTQRMLNASARAMMDNGGLSAAPQIIIGNNITPADGSYALRPGKVWRAEANATVQDVRGAFNAFVVPSVQNELMNIINFALKMAEDTTGMPAMLQGIRGDAPNTLGGMQMQNNNATSVLRRLAKRFDDYMTAPHIRRYFDWMMIYSDDESIKGDFQVDVRASSALVERDAQQQFLMSMLQAAANPLYKLDPAKLAAELCKGQRLDPKKFQMDEEATQAQQPAPDPTLEAKAGLLEAQQTKELALARKADAEATNVGMETLYSGVQTAQVIAAVPQAAGLADGLARSVGFKDQDIAPIYPEADTSAIPPIEPQENTDPVHPGNPVSPDIGMKQGIETQRLDGVL from the coding sequence ATGCAAGCAATCACAGAAAACAACCAGGCAGACATGCAGCATGACCGCCCAGATTCTGGAGCGGATATTGGCCGCACTTTCCTCAATACGCTCCTGACCAAGCGGAAAGAGGCCATTTCTGGCCGTGCCGGATCTGGGATCGAGGAAGAGTGGACGGAGGATGAGGAGCACTATCAGGGCATTGATGATGCCAACCGCGATTTTCAAAATGCAAACCAGCTCTACCGCAGCCGTAAGACTGCCATCTTGAGCGGCCAGAGCATGAAAAGGAATGAGGGCGGTCGCTCTGTCATCTTCCTGAACATCACCCGAAGCTATACGGACGCAGCAAGCGCACGAGTATCGGACATGCTGCTGCCAATCGATGATCGGTGCTGGGAGATCAAGCCAACGCCATTGCCGCAGATTTCACCCATCAAACTGGCTGCGCTTGCTCAACAGATGGGCGCTGAGGGGCCCGAGCAGTTGCAATCACAACTGGAGGCGCAGCAGGCCCAGGCTGAAGAAGCCGCCTTGCGGATGCAGGATGCAATTGAGGATCCATTGGTTGAATCAAATTGGCATGGAGAGGTGCGTCAGGTCATTGAAGATTCGGCACGCATTGGATCCGGCGTCCTGAAAGGGCCATTCCCGGTCATGCGCACTGTCCGGGTGACACAAAAGGACCCAGTGACCGGCTTGACTGCAATGGTCAAGGTGGACGAAATCCAGCCAGCAAGCAAGCGCATTGATCCATGGAACCTCTTCCCTGATCCATCTTGCGGAGAGAACATTCACCACGGCAGCTATATCTGGGAGCGCGAGTGCATTAGCAAGCGCCAGATCAAGGAGTTGCTGGCTGATGAGAGCTACGACACCACTGCCCTGAAGGCTGCTCTCAAAGAAGGGCCAAGCCGTGTGCGCGAAGGCACCGAGGCGACCTACCGCCCAGGCGATGATGAGTACGAGATGTGGATCTTTTACGGCTACTGCGCAAAGGAGCACCTCGCAGCCATCGGTGTTGATCTGGAAGAGGATGATGAAGATCGTGTGCCAACCATGGCGGTCCTGATCAATGATCGGCTGGTCAAGTGTGTCATGAGCCCCCAGGAAAATGGTGAGTTCCCCTATGACGTTCTAGCCTGGCAGCGTCGCCCTGGCATGCCATGGGGCATGGGCATCAGCCGCCAGATTCGTACCACGCAGCGCATGCTCAATGCTAGTGCCCGGGCCATGATGGACAACGGCGGACTGTCGGCGGCGCCGCAGATCATCATTGGCAACAACATAACACCTGCTGATGGGAGCTATGCGCTTCGCCCAGGCAAGGTGTGGCGTGCAGAAGCAAATGCCACAGTTCAGGATGTGCGCGGCGCCTTCAACGCCTTTGTTGTCCCGTCTGTGCAGAACGAATTGATGAACATCATCAACTTCGCGCTCAAGATGGCCGAGGACACAACCGGCATGCCTGCCATGCTGCAGGGTATCCGCGGCGATGCGCCCAACACCCTGGGTGGCATGCAGATGCAGAACAACAATGCCACCAGTGTGCTGCGACGCCTTGCCAAGCGCTTTGACGACTACATGACCGCTCCGCATATCCGTCGCTACTTCGACTGGATGATGATTTACAGCGATGACGAGAGTATCAAGGGTGACTTTCAGGTTGATGTGCGTGCGTCATCTGCCCTGGTAGAGCGTGATGCGCAGCAGCAATTCCTGATGTCCATGCTTCAAGCAGCTGCCAATCCGCTTTACAAACTCGATCCAGCCAAACTGGCTGCTGAGCTGTGCAAGGGGCAACGCCTGGATCCGAAGAAGTTCCAGATGGACGAAGAGGCCACGCAAGCGCAGCAACCAGCACCTGATCCAACACTGGAGGCCAAGGCAGGTCTACTGGAGGCCCAGCAGACCAAAGAGTTGGCGTTGGCTCGCAAAGCAGATGCAGAGGCTACCAATGTCGGCATGGAGACGCTTTACAGCGGAGTTCAGACCGCTCAGGTTATTGCAGCAGTGCCTCAAGCGGCAGGGCTTGCTGATGGCCTGGCTCGATCGGTTGGATTCAAAGACCAGGATATAGCGCCAATCTACCCCGAGGCTGACACTTCTGCCATTCCACCCATCGAGCCACAGGAGAACACGGATCCTGTTCATCCAGGTAACCCGGTGAGTCCTGACATCGGCATGAAGCAAGGTATAGAGACACAACGCCTTGATGGCGTGCTGTAA
- a CDS encoding helix-turn-helix domain-containing protein encodes MTESQFSVVPMEVVMDKRLTLEQTRVLIALFSFRNKATNTVWPSRASIAERTGLHPSNISSATTALVNLGWITKEGVGGFSKSTRYTLNVPDLPIGEKVADQATVAESATVAQQATQTVAERATPPVADQATRKEQSIEQSIEQSKKTRKRASTFVLPDWIDQAHWDAWHSCAKRKNATDAQKQMAVEKLAKWRAEGIDHALALENAAIAGWQGLFEPKTGGNALIQHSGSRSSSSHKFAAAAATIYEA; translated from the coding sequence ATGACAGAAAGCCAATTCTCAGTAGTGCCAATGGAGGTGGTGATGGACAAGCGATTGACGCTTGAGCAAACCCGCGTCCTGATTGCGCTCTTCTCATTCCGCAATAAAGCGACAAACACTGTCTGGCCGTCTCGCGCCTCTATCGCAGAGCGCACGGGCTTGCATCCATCCAACATCAGCAGTGCGACTACTGCCCTGGTGAATCTTGGCTGGATCACTAAGGAAGGCGTTGGGGGATTTTCGAAATCCACTCGCTACACCTTGAATGTTCCTGATCTGCCAATTGGTGAAAAAGTAGCCGATCAGGCTACGGTAGCCGAATCGGCGACGGTAGCCCAACAGGCTACTCAAACGGTAGCCGAACGGGCTACACCACCCGTAGCCGATCAGGCTACACGCAAAGAACAATCCATTGAACAGTCCATTGAACAATCCAAAAAGACGCGCAAGCGCGCCTCGACCTTTGTTCTGCCGGACTGGATTGATCAAGCGCATTGGGATGCGTGGCACTCGTGTGCTAAACGCAAGAACGCCACTGATGCCCAAAAGCAGATGGCTGTTGAAAAGCTGGCCAAGTGGAGAGCGGAAGGCATAGACCACGCATTGGCCTTGGAAAACGCAGCCATTGCTGGCTGGCAGGGTCTGTTTGAGCCGAAGACAGGTGGCAATGCTCTTATTCAGCATTCTGGCTCACGGTCATCCTCATCTCACAAATTCGCAGCAGCTGCTGCAACCATTTACGAGGCATGA
- a CDS encoding phage adaptor protein codes for MNLQELIAAYRAQSKDSCEPFLADDGLLTIYANEAQVEACRRGQLLVGTVFVEAKAGAEDVALPANAIRVIRASVGGQPLEGITADGMDTIFCGWQDHGNRAQPRYLVSGINTSKLNLWPRPDVDCSIRLTLQLLPSKRLASLTNDSPEIRPEMHPALVEWMLYKVYSQTDSDLFDPSKAAFALANFEAEFGRKSSGRNETWVRQGDGLMPGPIA; via the coding sequence ATGAATCTCCAAGAGCTGATCGCCGCCTATCGTGCACAGAGCAAGGACTCTTGTGAGCCATTCCTTGCCGATGACGGGCTTCTGACTATCTACGCCAATGAGGCGCAGGTGGAGGCATGCCGGCGTGGGCAACTCTTGGTAGGAACAGTCTTTGTTGAGGCAAAGGCTGGTGCAGAAGATGTGGCCTTGCCAGCGAACGCCATTCGCGTGATTCGTGCATCTGTTGGTGGCCAGCCATTGGAGGGGATCACCGCTGATGGGATGGACACCATTTTCTGTGGCTGGCAGGACCATGGCAATCGCGCTCAGCCGCGGTATTTGGTCTCGGGAATCAATACCAGCAAGCTCAATCTTTGGCCTAGGCCGGATGTGGACTGTAGCATTCGCCTGACACTGCAGCTGCTTCCTTCTAAGCGCTTGGCAAGCCTCACCAACGATTCGCCGGAAATCCGCCCTGAGATGCATCCCGCCCTAGTCGAATGGATGCTCTACAAGGTCTACAGCCAGACCGATTCTGATCTCTTTGACCCATCCAAGGCTGCCTTTGCCCTTGCCAACTTCGAAGCCGAGTTTGGGCGCAAGTCCAGCGGCCGTAACGAAACCTGGGTACGCCAGGGCGATGGATTGATGCCTGGACCAATCGCATAA